The proteins below are encoded in one region of Paenibacillus sp. YYML68:
- the nuoI gene encoding NADH-quinone oxidoreductase subunit NuoI: MKGIMKGLGVTLKSLTQKKITYAYPDVPLQMPDRFRGIQHFDPEKCIVCNQCARICPTECINLIGKPNPDPEKKGKVIDTYDINFEICILCDLCTEVCPTEAIVMTNNFELSTYSRDDLFKNLQWLNENNTNVRKENNSAMPKGGAK, encoded by the coding sequence ATGAAGGGAATTATGAAGGGCCTTGGTGTTACGCTGAAGAGCCTGACACAGAAGAAGATTACGTATGCGTATCCCGACGTTCCGCTCCAGATGCCGGACCGCTTCCGCGGTATTCAGCATTTTGACCCGGAGAAATGCATCGTGTGCAACCAATGCGCACGCATCTGTCCGACCGAATGCATCAATCTGATCGGCAAGCCGAACCCAGACCCGGAGAAGAAGGGCAAGGTTATTGATACATACGATATTAACTTTGAAATCTGCATCCTGTGCGATCTGTGCACGGAGGTGTGTCCGACTGAGGCGATCGTCATGACGAACAACTTCGAGCTGTCCACGTACAGCCGCGACGATTTGTTCAAAAATTTACAGTGGCTGAACGAGAACAACACGAACGTGCGCAAAGAGAACAACTCAGCGATGCCAAAGGGCGGTGCGAAGTAA